Proteins found in one Jatrophihabitans sp. genomic segment:
- a CDS encoding NAD(P)H-quinone oxidoreductase, translated as MKAVLASGPGGPEVLSLGDAPDPAPAAGEVLLDVAATAVNRADLLQRSGNYPPPAGASQILGLECSGRIAALGEGVTGWQVGDEVCALLSGGGYAERVCVPAAQLMPVPAGLDLISAAALPEVACTVWSMVFDRAPAAALAAGESFLVHGGSSGIGTMAIQLAAAQDCRVFTTAGTAEKLAACRELGAELAVNYRDDDFVAAIREHTGGVGVDVVLDTVGAKYLQPNLDVLATGGRIAVIGLLGGSSATLNLAALLQKRATLHAAGLRARPAEQKAAIVAGTQAQVWPLIEAGRVRPVVHQVLALAQAADAHRIVQSSGHIGKLVLATG; from the coding sequence ATGAAAGCGGTGCTGGCATCGGGGCCCGGCGGTCCGGAAGTCCTGTCGCTGGGGGACGCGCCCGACCCGGCGCCCGCTGCCGGTGAGGTGCTGCTGGACGTGGCCGCGACAGCGGTGAACCGGGCCGACCTGCTGCAGCGGTCCGGCAACTACCCGCCGCCGGCCGGGGCGTCACAGATCCTGGGACTGGAGTGCAGCGGCCGGATCGCCGCGCTGGGCGAGGGTGTCACCGGCTGGCAGGTCGGGGACGAGGTGTGCGCGCTGCTGTCCGGCGGCGGCTACGCCGAGCGGGTCTGCGTGCCCGCGGCGCAGCTGATGCCGGTGCCGGCCGGGCTGGACCTGATCAGCGCGGCCGCGCTGCCCGAGGTGGCCTGCACGGTCTGGTCGATGGTCTTCGACCGGGCGCCGGCAGCCGCGCTGGCTGCCGGTGAGAGCTTTCTGGTGCACGGCGGCAGCTCCGGTATCGGCACCATGGCGATCCAGCTCGCGGCTGCCCAGGACTGCCGGGTCTTCACCACGGCCGGCACTGCCGAGAAGCTGGCCGCCTGCCGCGAGCTGGGCGCCGAGCTGGCGGTCAACTACCGCGACGACGACTTCGTGGCGGCGATCCGGGAGCACACCGGTGGCGTCGGGGTCGACGTGGTGCTCGACACCGTGGGCGCCAAGTACCTGCAGCCCAACCTCGACGTGCTGGCCACCGGCGGCCGGATCGCGGTCATCGGCCTGCTGGGCGGCAGCTCCGCGACCCTGAACCTGGCCGCCCTGCTGCAGAAGCGGGCCACCCTGCACGCCGCCGGCCTGCGCGCCCGTCCTGCTGAGCAGAAGGCGGCGATCGTGGCCGGCACCCAGGCGCAGGTCTGGCCGTTGATCGAGGCCGGGCGGGTCCGTCCGGTGGTGCACCAGGTGCTCGCGCTGGCCCAGGCCGCCGACGCGCACCGGATCGTGCAGAGCAGCGGGCACATCGGCAAGCTGGTGCTGGCAACCGGGTGA
- a CDS encoding bacterial proteasome activator family protein, whose amino-acid sequence MTSGDTGSYPNGDQPAAASEPAVDQVVVLPPGGEDGEDRQHDLMSQVEQPAKVMRIGTMIKQLLEEVRAAPLDEAGRTRLREIHQSSIKELEEGLAPELREELDRLTLPFDDDHVPSEAELRIAQAQLVGWLEGLFHGIQTALFAQQMAARAQLEQMRGRALPGQVGPGAPVGMPGMQRPDGEHGTGQYL is encoded by the coding sequence ATGACCAGCGGCGACACAGGTTCCTACCCCAACGGCGATCAGCCCGCGGCAGCATCGGAGCCTGCCGTCGATCAGGTGGTGGTGCTGCCGCCGGGTGGTGAGGATGGCGAGGACCGCCAGCACGACCTGATGTCGCAGGTCGAGCAGCCCGCGAAGGTGATGCGGATCGGCACCATGATCAAGCAGCTGCTCGAGGAGGTGCGGGCCGCGCCGCTGGACGAGGCCGGCCGGACCCGGCTGCGCGAGATCCACCAGTCCTCGATCAAGGAGCTCGAGGAGGGCCTGGCGCCCGAGCTGCGCGAGGAGCTGGACCGGCTGACGCTGCCCTTCGACGACGACCACGTGCCCAGCGAGGCCGAGCTGCGGATCGCCCAGGCCCAGCTGGTCGGCTGGCTCGAGGGCCTGTTCCACGGCATCCAGACCGCCCTGTTCGCCCAGCAGATGGCCGCCCGCGCCCAGCTCGAGCAGATGCGCGGACGGGCCCTGCCGGGGCAGGTCGGGCCGGGCGCCCCGGTGGGCATGCCCGGGATGCAGCGTCCCGACGGCGAGCACGGCACCGGGCAGTACCTCTAG
- a CDS encoding HAD family hydrolase has protein sequence MIKLLASDLDGTLLRTDNTVSQATRDALAAAEAAGLIVAFVTGRPPRWLHEVAEATGHRGIAVSANGALTYDLHTETIVAEHPLPPGMLAEVTGVLRAKIPQVRFALEYGLDFAYEPEYRHDWGVTPETDRNGRRLPTPAAVELSGLLDKPAVKLLARGRGMPPDEFMDLVESLVGDQVTVTRSGHSPLVEISATGITKAFGLAALADSHGVSRHQIAAVGDMPNDVPMLEWAGQSYAVANAHPSALAAAGTVLAETNDEDAVAKLIRTLLGPERSG, from the coding sequence GTGATCAAGCTGCTGGCCAGCGACCTGGACGGGACCCTGCTGCGCACCGACAACACCGTCAGCCAGGCCACCCGGGACGCCCTGGCCGCTGCCGAGGCGGCCGGGTTGATCGTCGCCTTCGTCACCGGCCGGCCGCCGCGCTGGCTGCACGAGGTGGCCGAGGCGACCGGCCACCGGGGAATCGCGGTGAGCGCCAACGGCGCACTGACCTATGACCTGCACACCGAGACCATCGTGGCCGAGCACCCGTTGCCGCCGGGGATGCTGGCCGAGGTCACCGGCGTGCTGCGGGCCAAGATCCCGCAGGTCCGCTTCGCCCTGGAGTACGGCCTGGACTTCGCCTACGAGCCGGAGTACCGCCATGACTGGGGGGTCACCCCGGAGACCGACCGCAACGGCCGCCGGCTACCCACCCCGGCCGCGGTGGAGCTGTCCGGGCTGCTGGACAAGCCGGCGGTGAAGCTGCTGGCCAGGGGCCGCGGCATGCCGCCGGATGAGTTCATGGACCTGGTCGAGTCGCTGGTGGGCGATCAGGTGACGGTGACCCGGTCCGGGCACTCGCCGCTGGTGGAGATCTCGGCCACCGGCATCACCAAGGCGTTCGGACTGGCCGCGCTGGCCGACTCGCACGGCGTCAGCCGGCACCAGATCGCGGCGGTGGGCGACATGCCCAACGACGTGCCGATGCTGGAATGGGCCGGCCAGTCCTACGCGGTGGCCAACGCCCATCCGTCGGCGCTGGCCGCGGCCGGCACCGTGCTGGCCGAGACCAACGACGAGGACGCCGTCGCCAAGCTGATCCGGACGCTGCTGGGGCCCGAGCGGTCGGGCTAG
- a CDS encoding inorganic phosphate transporter — translation MSDVVLLLIVVTAALTFDFTNGFHDTANAMATSIATGAMKPKAAVALSAVLNLIGAFLSIKIAATIASGIVDSGVITLPIVFAGLLGAIMWNMITWSIGLPSSSSHALIGGVIGAALVAGGTSSIHGQSIIVKVIIPALLAPVLAGLVAMLATRLSYWIAKPDERPRSHRYFRYGQLASASLVSLAHGTNDAQKTMGVITLALIADQQIRPGADPPMWVIVSCGVALAAGTYFGGWRVIRTMGHRLTRIESPQGFTAETSAVAVLLTAAQGGLPLSTTHITAGAVLGSGLGRRGAGVRWRVAGSMLGAWLLTLPAAGLIAAGICLIVVDGGLWPIVGVSVVAVALLLGFWLWSRRNPVGAENVNEPADSFGRVNAIERPVLEQAAG, via the coding sequence GTGTCCGATGTCGTCCTGTTGCTCATCGTTGTCACCGCCGCGCTCACCTTTGATTTCACCAACGGTTTCCACGACACCGCCAACGCCATGGCGACGTCCATCGCGACCGGGGCGATGAAGCCGAAGGCCGCCGTCGCGCTGTCGGCCGTCCTCAATCTCATCGGCGCGTTCCTGTCCATCAAGATCGCCGCGACCATCGCCAGCGGCATCGTCGACTCCGGCGTGATCACGCTGCCGATCGTGTTCGCCGGCCTGCTCGGCGCGATCATGTGGAACATGATCACCTGGAGCATCGGCCTGCCGTCCTCGTCCTCGCACGCGCTGATCGGCGGGGTCATCGGCGCCGCGCTGGTCGCCGGCGGGACGTCCTCGATCCACGGCCAGTCGATCATCGTCAAGGTGATCATCCCGGCGCTGCTGGCTCCGGTGCTGGCTGGCCTGGTGGCGATGCTGGCGACCCGGCTGAGCTACTGGATCGCCAAGCCGGACGAGCGGCCCCGCAGCCACCGGTACTTCCGCTATGGCCAGCTGGCCTCGGCCTCGCTGGTCTCGCTTGCCCACGGCACCAACGACGCGCAGAAGACCATGGGGGTCATCACCCTGGCGCTGATCGCCGACCAGCAGATCCGGCCGGGCGCGGACCCGCCGATGTGGGTCATCGTCAGCTGCGGTGTGGCGCTGGCCGCCGGCACCTACTTCGGCGGTTGGCGGGTGATCCGCACGATGGGTCACCGGCTGACCCGCATCGAATCGCCGCAGGGCTTCACCGCCGAGACCTCAGCCGTCGCGGTGCTGCTGACCGCAGCCCAGGGCGGGCTGCCGCTGTCGACGACCCACATCACCGCGGGAGCGGTGCTGGGCTCCGGACTCGGCCGCCGGGGCGCCGGCGTCCGCTGGCGGGTGGCGGGCTCGATGCTCGGCGCCTGGCTGCTGACGCTGCCGGCGGCCGGCCTGATCGCTGCCGGTATCTGCTTGATCGTCGTCGACGGCGGATTGTGGCCGATCGTGGGAGTCTCGGTCGTTGCGGTGGCGCTGCTGCTGGGCTTCTGGCTCTGGTCGCGGCGCAACCCGGTCGGCGCCGAGAACGTCAACGAGCCCGCCGACAGCTTCGGACGGGTCAACGCCATCGAGCGCCCGGTGCTGGAGCAGGCGGCGGGCTGA